A window of Pseudoalteromonas sp. MEBiC 03607 genomic DNA:
AATCGCTTAGTTAAACAGGCCACCACTGACCATTTAACCGGCCTTGCAAATAGATTAACCCTTGAGGAATCATTAAAAGAGCATTGGCAAGAAAGCGTGCAAACCAACCAAGCTATTAGCACTATATTAATCGACATTGATTATTTTAAATTATTTAATGACCGATTTGGTCATGTTAAAGGCGATAAGTGCTTACAAAAAGTAGCGAGTATAATTGCAGAATCACTCCCCTCTCATGACTGTTTGGCAGCCCGTTATGGTGGTGAAGAATTTGCGGTTATATTACCAAGGTGTCAAAAAGATACGGCAGCAGTTATTGCAAAACATATTCAAATAAAAATAAACAATATGTCATTTACTGAAATTGGCCTACCGAGTGATTTTAGAATAAGTGTAAGCCAAGGAATTGCTTGCGAGTTTAATAATCAATACCGTACTTCTGAGGCACTAATTTGTGCTGCAGATACTGCTTTATACCGAGCAAAAACAGAGGGCAGAAATAAAATAAGCATAAGCGCATAAAAGG
This region includes:
- a CDS encoding diguanylate cyclase, coding for MSTNNKNEQPSTARSEAKNALAQSINSEQLALIAQMFQNIPEGVFIINGQGTFEFANPMAAQLLGDNQEALIGQNLLHYLHDTDRDKYMYTLLSWLDHKDSPISLGPNEVKINRADSKTLEADLCISSLPKNIAVADNLFICVLHDLSSHKEQYNRLVKQATTDHLTGLANRLTLEESLKEHWQESVQTNQAISTILIDIDYFKLFNDRFGHVKGDKCLQKVASIIAESLPSHDCLAARYGGEEFAVILPRCQKDTAAVIAKHIQIKINNMSFTEIGLPSDFRISVSQGIACEFNNQYRTSEALICAADTALYRAKTEGRNKISISA